In Ignavibacteria bacterium, the sequence GAAAACGGAACCCGCTCTCTTGACGGCAAACCCGGAGCGGAATATTGGCAAAATCATGCCGACTATAAAATAAATGCAAATTTAAACCCTGCTACGGGAATACTAATAGGCTCCGCATCCATTATTTATTATAATTCCAGCCCGGATACACTTGATAAAATAGTATTAAGATTATACCAAAACATCAACAAAAAAGACGCTATGCGTGACTTTCCATACAAGTCAGTCAGCGATTCTGAAGGTATAAATATAAGCTCACTTACAGTCGGTAAAAAAAGCTTTAACATTCCTGCTGATACTTCACTGGAATTTACAGGCACAAATTTGATAATTAAAAATATTTCCGTAAATCCCGGAAAACAAATTACAGTTAATGTATCATGGGAATTCCGCGTCCCGAAGGAAAACGGGATCAGGATGGGACAATATGATTCCACCCTGTTTTTTATCGCTTACTGGTATCCGCAGATAGCCGTTTATGATGATATTGATGAATGGGATCTGACTGAATATACCGGCAATACAGAATTTTATAATGATTTCAATAATTATGATATAAAAATAACCGTTCCTTCGGAATTCGGCGTGTGGGCTACCGGTGATCTTCAAAATCCTCAGGACGTTCTTTCCCAGGAAATTCTTTCAGGATATTCTGAAGCAATGACCTCTCCTTCACTTATTAATATTATTTCTGCCGATGATCTGTCTTCAGGCAAACCGCTTTTCAGCAATTCAACCCAAACCAATACATGGCATTTTATTGCAAAACATGTAACTGATTTTACATTCGGAACCGGCAGCGGTTTGTTATGGGATGGCAGAACTGCAGAAGGGGTTAATAAAAAGGTTTTTGTTAACGCAGTTTATAAACCGTCTTCTGTTACTTTTTATGAAGTGTGTGATATAGCTGCTAAATCAGTTGAACTTCTTTCTAAAGAGCTTCCGGGAATTCCTTTTCCTTTTCCCAAAATTACAGTCTTCAACGGAAGGGGCGGAATGGAATCGCCGATGATGGTAAACATGGGCTCGGGCGATCAGCGTATATGGACTGTACATACAACTGTACATGAAGTGGTTCATTCGTATTTCCCGTTTTATATGGGTAATAACGAAAGAAAATATGCCTGGATGGATGAAGGTTTAACGCAGATGATTTCTGAATATATACAGTATGAAATTGATAAAACAATTGATTTCAGAGCAAGGAATGTGACCAGGTACCTTGATTATGCAGGTCAGTATGATGAAGTCCCGATGATGTATCCAAGTTACATGATCCGCGGAGAAATGTACGGAAACCATGCTTATTTCCGCCCGGCAAATGCTTTTAATATGATGCGTGATTTTATGGGTGATGCGTTATTTAAAAAAGGGCTTCAGGAATATATTAAAAGATGGAACGGCAAACACCCATCACCTTATGACCTGTTCTTCACATTTGAAGATATCACTGATGACGAGCTTGGTTGGTTTTATGAACCCTGGTTCTTTAAACAGGGCTATCCGGATCTTGCAATTGATTCTGTGTTTGCAAAAGATGATTTGCTGAAGATCGAGGTTACAAAGGAAGGGGAGCTGCCTATTCCGATAGCTTTAACTGTAAAGTTTAAGGATGGAAGCACTAAAAGAGCTTACAGGACGGTTTCTGTTTGGAAAAACGAAGAAGATGAATCCGTATGGGTGGATATTGAAACAGATAAAAAACCTTTATTGATCGAGCTTGGAAGCTCTTACATTCCTGATGCTGATACAACAAATAATTATTTACAGTTTAAATGATCCTTAAATTCCTTTTCTTTGCATTAATTCATCTGTTTTTTCCATCAGCCATTTCCTGTGATTAATCATTTCACAGGCGGCAATATCTTCCTTCAGGCTTTGCAGGTTAACTTTATAGCTATACCTTGCTTTGCATAATTTACTGCTGTATTTTATAAAATTACCGCATATTTTACGGTTACCTTTGCTTAACAGCTTATCGTTCTGAATATATTTTCTGAAATTTTCCAGCTCATTGAAAACTTCTTCAATATTTCCCAATTCATAATCTATTGTAATTCTTGCTATCCTTGCATTCACCTTCATATGAACGTCGGTATAGGTAACCTTTGATATATATTCTTTTGCGGTCTTATAATCACCGGTCTTTTCGTAAATTTTGCAGTAGCAGTAATTCCTTTCATTTTCCCTGATATCAGGAGGCAGTTTTCTGTAGTTTGATTCTATAAATTCTTCTACCCACCTGATCTCATTCTGACCTAGAGCAATTATAACAATATTTGTGAAAACTTCTTTATCAAAATACCCGCCCTGAACCCTGTTATATAGATTTTTCTCAACTATATACTTGTTCATTTCAAACATCATTTTATAGAACTCTTTTTTTCCGCTGTAAACTTTTTCTATGCATATGTTCGCAAGTATGGTTAAGCCGTCTCTCCTGTCGAATTTTTCTATAGGAGTTGCATCATTACAGAGCTCTTTTTTGATCTCATACATCAATTCTTCATTTGAAGGATCAAGCAGAAGCTTTATCTGCCTGTAAAGTAATGAAAGAACTTTGTTCTGCAAGTATGATCTTCCTTCGTTTTCAAGAAACCCGAGAATGTAAGGAAGAAAATCCAGTTCAAAATCTGTATCAACAGTAAATGATTTGTTTAAAAGGTAACGGTATCTTTGAAGGACCATTATAAGATAAAAATATGTAAGGTTATTAGATTCCGCAAGCAGAGACTTATCCGGTTTATCTTTTACCGTAGTAGCAATATAATTTCGTGAGTAAATTATATCTTTAAGTTTTTCAAGCTCAAATTTCCTTTCGTAATATCTTGCTTCAAATACCCTGGTGTTTTTTAACTGCTTTTCTGTTTGCGTGATAATCTTTTGTGCACTTTTGTCAAGACCAAGCTCCAGCAGGCTTTGTGTTACATATAATTCCCTGTCGGTTGGTATTTTTGTCATTTCAGTATATGCAAGGTAACTTTCGGTTAGCTCAGTCAGCTTGAATATTATCATACGCATAAAGCTGTCATTGTATTCAGCCGGGGAAAACAATTTATGATAAATATACTCTTTCCTGGTTTTTTCCGGGTTAAATTCAGGATGTACCAGCCTTAGATATTCAAACAGTTTTTCCGCACTTTCGTTTTTATTAAAAAAAGGAGACTTAATAAAATCACTAAGCTCTTTCATTTGCCTGGATGAGAGTTTGGAAAGTATTTCAACAAGATAAGTTTTCTGCATTAATTACAAACTTTCAATATTTAATTATCTGTTAATTTTGTTGAAAATCAGCTCATTTTAAAACAATTTAAATCTGATAATAATCTTACAAAGAGTTTTTCAAAAACATTTCTGCTTTAAATTCCAAAACTCAGTTACTGTAACAATCTTCAAAAACCTTCTATTAAAAATCCTGAAAAAGTATCACTTTTCGGCATTTGCAGTCTTTTCGCTCAAATTTTGATCAAAAAAAATTCCAAATAAGTTTCTTTGAACCAACACGCTTCCTTAATCTATCTTTGTAAGGAAAATAATTATTCTCAAATCCAATAAAAATGAAAAACAGCGTTTCAAATGAAATTGAATCTGAAAATACCGAACATAGCTTTAATACATCACAAGAAGCTCCGGACCCGGTTTATGCAACAATTGGTAGTATGCCGGGTGAAATATTCCTTCAATGGGATTCTATTAAATCCGCAAACAAATATATGATCGAAATTTCACTTAAATACCCGGTAAAGTGGCAGCAGGTTGATATTGTTAAAGACCCGGTTTACAATTTCACGGGGTTAAAACCCTCAACCGAATATCTGTTCAGGGTAGCAGCAGTTTACCCGGAAGGTACAGGTAAGTGGAGCAGGTCAATAATCAAAAAAACAAATTAATTAAATTATAAACAAATAAAACAACAAAAAACAAAATGAAAAACAAAACTATTTACATTTACACAGCAGTTTTCCTGGCATTTATTTCCGGAATAATTCCCGGCTCGATCTATTCTCAAAACAAACAGGCGCCACCGCCTCTTGAAATTCTTTACTCAAATTCAAATGGTAATGTTAATGAACCTGAATTAACAAATACTGCACCTGAACCTAAAATGAAAAGCAAAGAACTCATCCGGCTTGAAAAACAGCTTGATGCAGCAAGGCTTTCGGGCAACTCAATCGCCGCAGCAACTATTCAGGGGCAAATTGATAACTTACTCGGCAACATTCAGGTTTATCACCCGACTATGAACAGTACTGTGAATGAAGGTTCAGGCACAATATTACCTGAAACTGACTATAACCAGTCAACCATTCATTCATGGAGCATTTATTCACATGCTTTCGGTGTTGCACCTGCCAACTCAAATGTTGCAGGCAGGCTGTTCTACTGGCTTAGCCAGGATTCACAATCAGGTGCTGATACTATTAAGCTTATGTATTCAACAAATAACGGTACATCATGGTCAACATCTTTCTGGATGTCTTTGAACGGTTACAGCTTCAACAAAGATGAAATGGATATAGAAATTGTATTTGACGGCACAAATACCTGGATCTTCGGCGTAGCCGGTGTAACTAACCAGGCAGACGGCAGAAAAAAGATCCTGTTCATAAGAAGAAATGCTGTTTCAGGCACAGATTACTACTGGACCATTCTGAACTTTCCGGGAAGCGGAACAGGAATGAACTATTACAATCCCAGAATAACAAGTGATAATTCCAACTATACATCAAATGCTTATGTTATGATGATCTGTTCAATGGATTCAGCTGTTGGATCAAATCATTTCATCAAGCAAAAATATATGTATTCCAGCTCCCCTTTTGCTTCTACACCGGGCTTCACTTATACTCAGCCAAACGGTTCCAACGGATTTCACTGGGCAACTTCCGGAGGCACAACAGCAGGGCTCTACCTATATGGCGATATTGCTTACTACAAAGATGAAGGCGGTACAAATGAAAACAGGATCATGACAGTTTACAATTGTTACAACAGCGGCTTTAATAACATTTATATTGCATACCTAAGCAATTACAGCACAAGCGGCAGCAGCATGGTTGTAACTGAGTCAAATATTAATAAAGATCTTCGTATTGCATTTAACGGCGGCTCAAACAACCGTAATGGTATGATAACATACGTAAGGCAGTTTAACTCGAGTGACTGGGATATTTTTGCCCTCAAAACAGGTGTTGGAGGAAATAATGCCGGCGCATGGACAAGAGATACCATTGATTATTCAGGTGACCGTACGAGAACCTGTGATCTCATAGCAGTAAGAAACGCATCAAGCCAGTTTAAAGTATGTTATGCCCAGGATAACCCCTCTGTACCTGCGGGATTCTACAGGTCATACTCGGGTTCATCATGGAGCACAAAAATTCAGATGACTTCCTCAATACCTGATACAAACTGGGCTGAACCTCGCGCCGGGTACATTCTTGGAGGCGGTGATGATGGTATTGGTATTTGGTCTCTGACCGGCGGATATAACGGATATTGTGCAAAAAACATGCTTTCAACAACGGGAATTTCCGGGAATAATGAAAATCCTGCTGGATTCAAATTAATGCAGAATTACCCGAATCCGTTCAACCCGTCAACTACAATAAAATTCTCTGTACCTGTTAGCGGATATGTATCACTTAAAGTATTTGATATTACAGGCAAACTTGTATCAGAAATGATTAACGGGAAATTAGAAGCCGGTAATCACGAAATATACTTTAACGCTTCTAATCTCTCAAGCGGAGCTTATTTTTACAAGCTTGAAACACAGGGTTTTTCAGATATTAAAAAAATGATGTTAGTAAAATAATTACAGTTCATCTCTCCCCTCCTCATTAAGGGGGAGGGGCTTGGGGTGAAAAACTAAAGGAGGGTAACAATGTTAGACGACTTAACAAGATCTGTAAAAGAAGCAGTAAGCGATAGTATTCAGGATCCGTTGAATACAACAGGAAGCAGCTTTTTTGAAAATATTATGACCAGGTTTAAAGGCAGGCTATTGTTTTCAGCAATTTTTTTCCTCGTATTCGGAGCAGTTGCACTTTTTATAATATTAATGATTGCTTTTTTTGTTTTTAAAGCAATGTAATGCAGAATTAGGAGAAACCAAAAATGAAATTCAGGAAGTTAATTTTTCTGTTAATAATTTTTCCGGCTTTAATAACAGCGCAAAATATCAACAATACTCTCGGAGTAACCGGACAATTTAAAATTAAAGATGCTACAAACACATATTTTACACTGTCACAAAGTAACGGCTACACAGAACTAAACAAAAGTCTGAAACTGCAGGAAACCACTGACCTGAATACCGGGGTAATTTATAAAGGAACATCGCATTTTATACATAATTACAAAAATGCTTCCAATATGGGCAACAATACTTTTGTTGGAATAAACTCCGGAAACTTCACACTGGGCGGGGCTTCTTTCACACATGGTTCAATGAATACCGGCATCGGAGCTAATACATTAAGCAGCTTAACAACAGGAAGCTGGAATACAGCCCTGGGGTATCAATCTCTTAACGCCAATACTAGCGGAAACTACAATACAGCATTAGGTCATTTTGTGATGAGCTTAAATACTACCGGAAGCTTTAATATTGGTGTCGGCGGTCAAACACTCTACAACAATATCAGCGGTGTAGCAAACGTTGCTGTAGGTTACTATGCGTTGCTGAATAATATTACCGGGGGAAACAACACTGTACTTGGTACCAATGCTATGGAAATCAATACATCCGGCTCTGATAATGTTGCAATAGGTAAAAATTCACTTCAAAACAATGAAACAGGGTTCAGAAATACTGCGGTTGGTCATTCTTCTTTGACACAATCACTGGGTGCATATAACACCGCAATAGGATATGACGCTGGCTCCAATGTAACAACAGGTACAAATCTGACACTAATAGGTAATAATTCTGAACCGTCTTCAGGTACTACTCAAAACCAGGTTACACTGGGCAACAATTCTGTAACATCTCTTCGCTGTAACGTGCAGACTATAACTTCGCTTTCAGATGTAAGGGATAAAAAAAATATCAACGAGCTTTCTCTTGGGCTGAACTTTTTAATGCACCTAAAACCGCGCGAGTTCAACTGGGATAGGCGCGAATGGTATGAAAACAATAACGCAGACGGCACTAAAATGGAAAGCATTCAAACTGCAGGCTTCATTGCACAGGAACTGGACTCTGTACAGAATGAATTCAATGCTGAATGGCTTAAGCTGGTTCTTAAAGATAACCCCGAAAAATGGGAAGCAACTTACGGCAATCTTCTTCCGGTTATTGTTAAGGCAGTACAGGAGCTGAAAAAGGAAAATGACATACTTAAAGAAGAAAATTCAGTTTTAGCCGCTGAATTAAACCGGCTTAAGAACTTGGAAGCTCGTATTTCAGAGCTGGAAAACAGGCTTAACTCAACTGATGATTCTAAAAAAATTAAAAATGCCTCCAGATGAAAAGTGCAATTATCCTGTTGATAATCTTTTTTGCCCTGTTATGCTGTACCTGGGTATTTTCACAACAAAGCAGCATTACCTATGAATCAGGTTCCACCATTGAAATACAAACCGGCGCTGATGTTTGCGCAGATATAATAACTATCAACGGTTCTTATTCCGGCGGGGGTTCTATTTGTACAGGGGCTTTGCCGGTATATCTTGCTTTGTTTTATGCCGGCAATGAAAAAAATAATGTAAACTTATTCTGGAAAACCGAAAGTGAAATAAATAATTCAGGATTTGATATAGAACGAAAAACCGATGCCGGGGAATGGAGTAAACTATCTTTCATCAGGGGTTCCGGCACTACAAGTCAGCCGGTTGAATACAGCTATATTGATAAAAAGCTTAAGCCGGGTAAATATTTTTACAGATTAAAACAAATTGATTTTAACGGAAATTATGAATATTTCGATCTGGCTGTGCCGGTTATTATTTCAAAACCAACAGATTATGCCCTCGGGCAAAGCTACCCGAACCCTTCCAACCCCAAAAGCAGCATTGATTTCCAGCTGCCTGAACGAACAAAAGTGAACATCAGTGTTTATAATCTGCTCGGGCAGCTGGTTTCAACTTTAATTGATGAAGAGCTCGAAGCTGGAATTCATACTGCAGAATTCAACGGCAGCAGCCTTGCCAGCGGTACATACATTTACAGATTTCATGCCGGCTCATATACTGAAGTAAAAAAATTAATTTTAGTTAAATGATAATGTTTATTTGATCTTCAATACTCGAAAAAAAAGTTCTGTTATTCTCCGGTGCAATAAAGCACAGGCAACAGAAAGGGGGAGCCCCCTTCCCCTGTATAAATAAGAAAGGACTCCTTTTCAAAGGAGTCCTTTCAGCTATTAACAGTATATAGCAGAATATTATTTAACTAAAACCATTTTCATGGTTTTACGGAATTCACCGCTTGAAATGCTGTAATAATAAACACCGCTTGCCAGACCACCTGCATCAAATGTCACTTCATAGCTTCCGGCCGGTTTGTATTCATTAACTATCGTTGCAGATTCTTTACCTGTTAAATCATATACTTTTATAGTTACATAATTCCCTTCAGGTATGCTGTACCTGATGCCGGTTGATGGATTGAACGGGTTCGGATAATTTTGTTCAAGTGAATATTTTTCCGGTATTAAATTTCCGTTGTTCCCGTTTGAAAGTAGTGCGCCGGGATTATAAGGTGTTATATACTGAAGGTTTGCCGCAGTTGTGATAGTACGTATTAAACTTCCGGTTGTTGAATCAATTTCGTGAACCCCTCCGCCGTTAGTTACCAGGTATCTTCCATTGCCCAGTAAATATGCACCGCGGTTACCTGTAATTCCTGTCAATGTTCTGACATATGTGCCCGTTGAATCAATAATTGTAAACCCGGAATTAGGGATACTGAAAGCAGAAATTCCAATTCTACCTCCCGGTAACTTTATCAGTTGCTGAGGAAAGTTTACATCAGCAGCGGTATAAAAATTTGATAAAAAAGCGCCTGCAAGGTCATACCTTGTTATTTTGTTTGCCCCGGATGAATTTGATACAAGTATATCTCCGGTTCTTATCAATACATCAAACGGAGAGGATAACCCTGTACTTATAAAACTACCTATACTTACGCCGCCTGTATCAAACTGCTGAACAGTATTTGCGCTCGCGCCTGAACCAACAGTAACCAGAAGGTTACCGTTAGGTCTGTAACAAATACCCCTTATGTTATCGAGAATGGATGTGTTTACTCCTGAAGATGGAGCATAGAAGCCAATATATGCACCGCTTGTATCAAATTTTTGCACAACATCACTTAACTGGTCTGATACAATTATAAACCTGCCGGAAAAATGCTGCTGGGCATCTTTTGGACTTTGCAGCTGCGGTGAAGTGGTTGGAATAAAATTAGCATCCAAAAGGTCGCCGGTCTGCGCATCAAATAAATATACTTTATCATCTGTCCATTCAGGTATCATCAAAAATCTGTCTGCAGTTATCATGCTTGATACAACCGGATCAAGTTTTCCGTTTGTGTTATCTTTAACTGTTCCGTTAGCATAATAAAGTTTTGAATTATTATTATCATACAAAGAAGTTATTTCATCGTAAAAAGCTGCATACCCTCCGTTGAAGATATTTACCGGGTCGCTTATTACTGCATAAACTACTTTTCCGTCTTCAACGGATTTTGCGTCTATTAAATATCCTGTGGTGGTTTTAATGCTGTATGGCTGGTTATTGCTTAATGCTATTTTTCTTGCATCTAATTGTAATTGGCGGTTTTGTTCAGCATTGATCATAAGTTCTTTAAAACTTATTCTTGGCTTTGATATTATAGAAATTGTTGAAAAGAATAATATCAGAATAATTGATAAATATTTAAACATAAAATACTCCTTAATTAGGTTAAAATATATTTAAACTTAAATATTTAAGCTCCAAAATAACACAGATAAATAATTCTCTAAACTTAAAAAATAAAAATTTGGTGCTTAAATTATTGAAAATATTACATTAAATTTCAGAATATGAAAAACAGGATATCACTTGTTGCTGCTGTTTCTATTGGTATAGGGGGTATGATCGGAGCAGGCATATTCTCAATTCTGGGAGTTGTTGCTGAAGCTTCCGGAGCCGCAATGTGGCTCTCATTTTTAATTGGCGGAGTAGTCGCGCTGTTTTCAACTTACTCATATGCCAAGCTTGGAGCAAAATTTCCCACTGCCGGAGGAGCCGTGGAATTCCTTGTGCAGGGCTGGGGTAAAGGTACTGTTTCCGGCGGCCTGAATTTATTCATGTGGATAGGTTATGTGATCGCGATCGCATTATATGCCCAGGGATTTTCATCATATGCTATGACATTCATTACAAATAACCCTTCGCCTCTGTTAATTAAAGCGGTTGCCGCAGGTGCTGTAATACTTTTTACACTGATCAATATGCTTGGAGCAGGCGATGTGGGCAAGGCTGAAACATTTATAGTTGCTGTTAAAGTATCGATCCTTGTTCTGTTTGCAGGGGCCGGACTCTTCTTTATTAACCCGGCAAATTTAGCTCCTGTTCACTGGAACTCATCTGAATATATTTTCTTCGGAGCGGGAGTTTTATTCATAGGTTATGAAGGATTCGGTTTAATAACAAACGCAGCGGGAAATATGGATAACCCTTCCAAATCATTGCCAAAAGCCTTATACATGGCGGTTTTTATTGTAATACTTATTTATCTTGCTGTATCTATAACTGTAACCGGGAATTTAACTACCGGCCAGATAGCCGCTGCACGTGATTTCGCGCTGGCAGAAGCTGCAAAGCCATTCCTTGGTATGCTGGGTTTTAAGCTCATTGCAATTGCTGCATTGTTTTCAACAGCATCTGCAATTAACGCCACTTTGTTCGGAGGCTCAAATGTAAGTTACATGGTGGCAAAAGATGGCGAGCTTCCCGCAGTCTTTGCCCGGGATGAAATTAAAGGGGCTACTGGCGGACTCTTAATTACTTCACTGATGGTGATCTGTTTCATATTATTTTTTGACCTGGCGGGAATCGCAATGATGGGCTCAGGCGCTTTTTTGCTTGTATATGCAGCAGTTAATGCTGGACATTTGAAAATACTTAAACAAACCGGCGCAAAAGGCTGGATAGTGGTTACTTCATTGGTGTTATGTTTGATAATGTTCGTAATACTCGAGATCTATACGTTCCGTAAAGCCCCGGAGGCAGTATATACTATGATAGCGTTATTAATCGTTTCATTTGCCGCTGAGGCTGTTTGGCAAAAATTCAGGAAGTAAAAACCGTTACATTTATAAAGTAAAGGCTGTTTAAGCCTTTAAACTTCCATCACAATTTACTATTTTGCATCAATTCACTCAAACAAGCAGTCTTTTAGGGATATTTTTGTTTAATACTCCCGCTTCATTACAATTAATAATTCAATTTAGCACAAAAATTACATGTCAGCAGAAAATAAGGATAGTATAAATAAAGAATACACCGAAGTACCGGAAACCAATCCAATTATGGAATCACTCGAGCGCCCCAAAGTTGCTACGCTTGATGAAATTTTAGGCAAGCCGTTCAAAGTGCTTGATGACGGCTTTATCCGCGTAATTGATTACATGGGTTCGGATGAATCCATCGTGCAGGCAGCAAGGGTTTCATACGGCAAAGGTACAAAAAAAGTTCATGAAGACCGCGGGCTTATAAGATATTTAATGCGCCATCACCATACAACCCCGTTTGAAATGTGTGAGATAAAATTCCACGTGCGTGTGCCAATGGATTGCTGGAGGCAGTGGATCCGCCACCGCATGGCTAATGTAAATGAGTATTCCACCCGCTACAGCGTAGCGATTGATTCTGCGCAAACTACCGGAGAAGCTGAATGGCGCATCCAGGCATCAGGCAACCGCCAGGGTTCAGCAGGTTTTGCCGGCGATGCTGAAGGCAAAACACTAACGGAAAAAGAGCGTTACCTGCAGTCACTTGCCCGCGAAATTTATGATGAACGTCTTAAAATGGGAATTGCGCGCGAGCAGGCAAGAAAAGATCTGCCGCTTTCCACTTACACAGAAGCATACTGGAAAGTTGACCTGCATAATTTACTCCACTTTCTTTATTTAAGAATGGATGCGCATGCGCAGTATGAAATACGCCGCTATGCGGAGATAATGGGCCATGAAATTGTAGCTAAATGGTGTCCTGCCGTTTGGGAAGCATTTATGGATTACAGGGTGAATTCAAACAGCTTTACTAGGCTTGAAATGGAAGTATTGACCGCAATGACTCAGGGTGATAACGAAAAAGCTGTTTCACTGGGCAGATCATTTAACTGGCTGGATGATACCGGCAAACCTAAAAAGAACCGAGAACGGGCAGAATTTGAAGATAAGCTCTCAGGGCTTGGCTTAAAAGCGCCGTGGTAGTTATTTTCACAATTACATACTGCTGATAAAATTACATTCCCCTGTTTAATAGCTGGATCACATACTCAAATGGTTTCGGATCGATTT encodes:
- a CDS encoding FAD-dependent thymidylate synthase, which produces MESLERPKVATLDEILGKPFKVLDDGFIRVIDYMGSDESIVQAARVSYGKGTKKVHEDRGLIRYLMRHHHTTPFEMCEIKFHVRVPMDCWRQWIRHRMANVNEYSTRYSVAIDSAQTTGEAEWRIQASGNRQGSAGFAGDAEGKTLTEKERYLQSLAREIYDERLKMGIAREQARKDLPLSTYTEAYWKVDLHNLLHFLYLRMDAHAQYEIRRYAEIMGHEIVAKWCPAVWEAFMDYRVNSNSFTRLEMEVLTAMTQGDNEKAVSLGRSFNWLDDTGKPKKNRERAEFEDKLSGLGLKAPW